The Hippocampus zosterae strain Florida chromosome 2, ASM2543408v3, whole genome shotgun sequence genome contains the following window.
AATTTGGAATATGTCCAAAACGCCCCTCCTTGATTTCCTTTGGCGAGTTATGGGAAACATTTGGGAAACAGACTGGAAACCGTTCAGGCCTTTGCAAGCCTCTTCGTACCTCCTGCTATGAAGCCAATCTGTGTGAACTTGAGCGTGGTCCCGTGTTTTCCTCAGATTCCTCGCCGGCTGAGAACACCAACATGAGCGCCACGGGCCACCTGACGGCGGGCAGCTTGTGCGCCATCTGTGGGGACAGAGCCACGGGCAAGCACTACGGTGCGTCCAGCTGCGACGGCTGCAAAGGCTTCTTTCGACGCAGTGTCCGCAAAAACCACATGTACTCATGCAGGTGAGACTCCAAGAGGGAAGAATACATGTTGGGTGTCTTTCGTGACTGAATGACAACCCAAAACGTATCGTGTGCAGGTTCAACAGACAATGTATCGTGGACAAAGACAAGAGAAATCAATGCAGATACTGCAGACTGAAGAAATGCTTCAGGGCTGGCATGAAGAAAGAAGGTACGAGAGTCAAGACCGAATGTCAACGTACGCTTCCCTCACTCAAGTGACAGCACTCGGCTCGGGTGTGTCGCAACACGCAAAGAGGAGTTGTTTGTTAATGATCACTTCGAGGGTGATGAAGTCTCTTAGCGGCTTATGCTGAGCAAACACCTATGAGCAATAATAGCCATATACTGATAAACATGATAGCCTTGGAAGTCTTATTTTTCTTTGGAAACGACTCAGTGGGCCTCTCTTTGAGGGTCAGAAAGTTTGAGTTTTACTGTCTTTGTGGCAGTGGGGACTTAATACCGCCGTGAACTGATCGCAATTACAGCAATCATCAATgttattgaaaaacaaacaaaaacccccaaacaaaagcaagaaaacTGTGCACTTACATCATCACAGGGCGttcataattattcattcattcattcattcattcatcttccgagccgcttgatcctcactagggtcgcggggggtgctggagcctatcccagctgtcttcgggcagtaggcgggggacaccctgaatcggttgccagccaatcgcagggcacacatagacgaacaaccatccacgctcacactcacacctagggacaatttagagtgttcaatcagcctgccacgcatgtctttggaatgtgggaggaaaccggagcacccagagaaaacccacggacgcccggggagaacatgcaaactccacacagggaggctgcagctggaatcgaacccggcacctctgcactgtgaagccgacgtgctaaccactgggctaccgggccgcccgttcataattaatatttatcaaAAATATGATCAAAACACTAAACAATTACATAAAATACATCACACCCACCAGATGTGATGATCATGCTTGCGGGGCAAATTTAACTTCTAAACGGTTAAACAAACGGTTGAGGTTACTTGGGCCAGCCTGACTGATTCAGATTAAACATGGCTGAAATATGACTGCACAAAaattgagtgtgagcgcagatggttgttcatctccgtgtgccctgtgattggctggcaaccggttcagggtgtccaccaccgactgccagaagacaactgggataggattcagctccccccgcgacccttgtgagggagaataatcctcacaagggtcatcggtttcgcctatcccagctgactacaccctagactggttgacagtcagttgcagggcattgatgattgaggggaaaaaaagatttattttcatccatccatccaatttctgaaccgctttatcctcacaacggtcgcggggggtgctggagctgatacctgctgtctacgggcagtcggcagggttgctagccggttgccagccaatcacagggcacacagagacgaaccaccATCCACCCTCCATCATCATTACATTACATTCTGTAATGTAAGTGTACCGTTGTGTggtggtaccacccaatgacgGCTGTGActcaatgtgcaaagtatcgaGCAAAGCGAAtttgatcagtggtagaatacaatactataacagttgtgcaattggtgcagaaaatcattgcaccattttaaagtgaccagtagcagtatttgtggttcaacaagtgtgcaattgtgcagatgtccttgagcgctttaaagtgtctggtgctgtggaatatagatcCGTTGTAAACGTAGATCAGTACGTCTTATGGCGTtttggccagcagagaaggcctaaCTGTTTTATGGCACCTTTCAGCACGTATGTGATGCAGATGAATGTGTGTAGCTGTGCAGAACGAAAGAGACCGAATCAGCACCAGAAGATCCAGCTACGAAGACAGCAGTTTACCCTCCATCAATGCACTCATTCAAGCAGACGTGCTGTCAAGACAGGTACAGGCCTTCTTCTACAAGcccctccgcccccacccccaccaccaccaccaccaccatcaataACCATGAATGTCCTATAACGTGCTGACTTGACCCGACCCGTTTAGATCAGCTCCCCTGCGCCTATCCTGAACGGCGACATCCGCACCAAAAAGATCGCCACCATCACGGATGTTTGCGAGTCCATGAAACAGCAGCTGCTGGTGCTGGTGGAGTGGGCCAAGTACATCCCGGCCTTTTGTGACCTGCCCCTGGATGACCAGGTAAGACTCAGACACAGTGTACATAGTTGTATAGACACTCTGGTCACTCATCAACCagcctactgcagggacaacaTCCATCTACAAGACACACGTCCACCCAAATAAGTTCTCTCCAAACATGCGCTGAAAGAAATCAGGCTAAATGATTAAAACCTGCAATGAGGAGGTGGAGGGGTTTCTCATCATCCGTAAGCACACACGCTCCATGCAGAGTGGTTAATGTATTTGAATCCTCAGTTACAATATGATGAGCTGGTTTGAAAGTTATATCCCTCCTTGGGGAAAAAGTTCGGAATCATTAACAGTGTGATCACCAGCTCTTGGTCACTCATTTGCTGATGTTGTATTTGGAAGGGATTCGTTTTCCTCGCAGCCTCCAACGGACAGATCTACAGACCGCCAAAAATAGCATGGGAAATTTTGTATTTGATTAATTGTAGCCACAATATGTACACAACATGCATACAGAATACTAATTTGTGGCCCCAAACTCGGTATAATGTGTCgacaaaatataaatgaatgatATCGTTATTCCAGGGCTGCTGCCTAATGCCTGGATCAGACTAATATACAAATTTGGGCTCGTGTCATCAAATCTCGTTCTGAACATTATCACCTTATGTTCCGATCATTGGGCTAATCTTGTCAAATCAAGGTGAgggggaaaaggaaaaacatgtcAACACTACGGGATGTCACCGCTGCTATAGTGGCAACAACAACCATGTTGACAACGCTGACCTGGACAATCGTTTGCGACAGCAAATTGTGCCCAAAATGGGGCTACAATGTTGTACCCTGATAACAAATCAAAAACACTGTCTCTCGAAACGGTGCTTAGGAAAGGCAAGTCTCCTAACCTTTATGGTACATTTCCTTAACCTTTGAGGAAATGGTCAGCAAGTCCTGACATGATGTTTCGATTTGAACATGGGAAAAGGTTCACTGTTAAAAAAACGGATTTTTCCTAACTGACGTCATTACGTGATGGCCAGTATTCCTGAAAGAAGTCTCCAAGTGCTGAACTGTGGTAAACTTCGGTGTTGGCCTGTCGCTTTTAATATTGCTGCCATAAAGGATGATGGGTAACAGCCTTTCATGAAGGTTGGTTAGGAATAATCTATGCCTAAGGTGGCTTAAATGTTGCATCGCGGCACCTTTCTGAAGCATTATTAGAATTCAAACCACCTTTCCACCAAGTACTTCCTGTTCATCTTGCGTGTATATTAAATGAACGTTCCCACACAAAAAACGGAATCCGAAGACATGTAGAGGACATTGCATATTGTAGTTTATAGATATGCGACATTTGCCTACCCTGACATCCAATTTATTAACGGGAATAATACTGAGCCAAAAAATTTGTAATTTATGCAACTATCATACTTACCTAATTTCTGTCCACAACTAGCATTTCGTGCACACGTTTTATCTAGATTTCATCCGCAATTGCATTTCATTCTTTTCCCCTATGTCATGTCTGGGGCTCCATATAAAACAATATatctatattattttttaaacattaattCAAAATAACATCATTATTTCAGGTGGCATTGCTTCGAGCTCATGCCGGAGAACATTTGTTGCTCGGTGCTGCAAAGAGGTCTATGCTCTACAAAGATATCCTCCTATTAGGTAAAACCAGCACCTCAATGACATACATTTTCTCTGTTATGCTTCTTGTTAGAGTCCAGTGGAAATGATCTTGACTCTTACGGTTGCGGTGGTCATGGTAAGTGTTGGTGTGTTGCAGGAAATGATCACATCATTCCCAGGAACTGTCCAGAGCTGGAGGTGGGCCGGGTTGCTGTGAGGATCCTGGATGAGCTGGTGCTTCCCTTCCAGGAGCTTCAAATAGATGATAACGAATATGCCTGCTTAAAGGCCATTGTTTTCTTTGATCCAGGTACTATTGAGCTTTGCAGTTATTCATGTTTGTAAACACTCGTCGCTACGGTACTTCAAGCGTCAGAAAGCGAGAGAAGCATCATGGCAAGTGTGATTGCATTTAAACGTCCATTTCCGTGTCAAAAGAGCAATAGGCAGGGGACTAGAAAAGTCAGTTAATTAACCAATCCTTCAGTGATCATttcatgaattaattaattcattcattcattcattttccgaaccgcttaatcctcactagggtcgcggggggtgctggagcctatcccagccgtcttcgggcagtaggcgggggacaccctgaaccggttgccagccaatcgcagggcacacagagacgaacaaccatgtacactcacgcctagggacaatttagcgtgttcaatcagcctgccatgcatgtttttggaatgtgggaggaaaccggagtacccggagaaaacctacgcaggcccggggagaacatgtaaactccacacagggaggccggagctggaattgaacccggtacctttgcactgtgaagtctaCGTGACCGGGCCGTCCAGAGTAgacattaggggtgttcacacggcacacatttgctctggCGCTGCACTGATGtagtttgttgcgatatattttgcaccacagcaaattg
Protein-coding sequences here:
- the hnf4a gene encoding hepatocyte nuclear factor 4-alpha isoform X1, translated to MDMADYSEALDPAYTTLEFENMHVLAMGADSSPAENTNMSATGHLTAGSLCAICGDRATGKHYGASSCDGCKGFFRRSVRKNHMYSCRFNRQCIVDKDKRNQCRYCRLKKCFRAGMKKEAVQNERDRISTRRSSYEDSSLPSINALIQADVLSRQISSPAPILNGDIRTKKIATITDVCESMKQQLLVLVEWAKYIPAFCDLPLDDQVALLRAHAGEHLLLGAAKRSMLYKDILLLGNDHIIPRNCPELEVGRVAVRILDELVLPFQELQIDDNEYACLKAIVFFDPDAKGLSDPGKIKRMRYQVQVSLEDYINDRQYDSRGRFGELLLLLPTLQSITWQMIEQIQFVKLFGMAKIDNLLQEMLLGGSANEAPHAPHSLHPHLVQEHLSSNVIVASNMPTPIHNGQISTPDTPIPSPPTASSSEHYKIAQGVIATVPKQPTSIPQSTITKQEAI
- the hnf4a gene encoding hepatocyte nuclear factor 4-alpha isoform X2; translated protein: MVNVNKQVGSSVERPFDSSPAENTNMSATGHLTAGSLCAICGDRATGKHYGASSCDGCKGFFRRSVRKNHMYSCRFNRQCIVDKDKRNQCRYCRLKKCFRAGMKKEAVQNERDRISTRRSSYEDSSLPSINALIQADVLSRQISSPAPILNGDIRTKKIATITDVCESMKQQLLVLVEWAKYIPAFCDLPLDDQVALLRAHAGEHLLLGAAKRSMLYKDILLLGNDHIIPRNCPELEVGRVAVRILDELVLPFQELQIDDNEYACLKAIVFFDPDAKGLSDPGKIKRMRYQVQVSLEDYINDRQYDSRGRFGELLLLLPTLQSITWQMIEQIQFVKLFGMAKIDNLLQEMLLGGSANEAPHAPHSLHPHLVQEHLSSNVIVASNMPTPIHNGQISTPDTPIPSPPTASSSEHYKIAQGVIATVPKQPTSIPQSTITKQEAI